From one Solanum lycopersicum chromosome 12, SLM_r2.1 genomic stretch:
- the LOC138340356 gene encoding glycine-rich protein 2-like, producing the protein MIRREEFEQREGKRTHYSGDYGGAPSRSRGYLGRGYHPQSNRPILAAIPASEAGYAGHNSSSSVHTLQGSSSRPVVRGGHSGHSGSSHQPASRRGCFECDDMGHFVRDCPRTRRGGLHQGRGGSPSGRGGGRGGPQSDGSRSHCYAFPGRPEAEASDAVITGFIPI; encoded by the exons atgattcgacgtgaggaatttgagcagcgagagggcaagaggactcattattcaggtgattatggtggtgctccgTCTAGGAGTCGGGGTTACTTGGGCAGAGGTTATCACCCTCAGTCCAACAGACCCATTCTTGCTGCCATACCAGCGTCTGAGGCTGGTTACGCTGGGCATAACTCTTCGAGCTCGGTACATACTTTgcagggttcatcttctagacctgtAGTTCGTGGAGGGCATTCTGGTCATTCCGGTTCCTCTCATCAGCCGGCGTCTCGTAGGGGTTGCTTTGAGTGTGatgatatgggacactttgtgagagactgccctaggaccagacgtggtggcttacatcagg gtagaggtggttctccttctggtcgaggtggtggtcgtggaggtCCACAATCTGATGGAAGTCGttctcactgttatgcttttccaggtaggccagaggctgaagcctcagatgctgttatcacaggttttattccg ATCTAA